From the genome of Colwellia psychrerythraea 34H, one region includes:
- a CDS encoding putative quinol monooxygenase, which translates to MTQLTIVANIKAQPDQIDLVKAELFKLITMTRSELGCINYE; encoded by the coding sequence ATGACCCAATTAACCATTGTCGCCAATATCAAAGCCCAACCTGATCAAATTGACTTAGTGAAAGCCGAGCTTTTTAAACTTATTACCATGACCCGCAGTGAGCTAGGCTGTATTAATTATGAATGA
- a CDS encoding zinc-binding alcohol dehydrogenase family protein, with product MKAIGYKKSLPISDIDSLVDIEIPQPIATGRDILVKISAIAVNPVDYKIRQNKPSETDEYKVIGWDAVGEIVAMGENATKFQLGDKVYYAGDLTRQGSNAEYQLVDERIVGHKPKSLADVEAAALPLTTITAYEMLFEHLALPKIMPDSSEKSNYVILVVGAAGGVGSILVQLAKAITGATIIATASRESSKAWVEKLGAHHVVDHTKPLKPQIDALNIGQVTHVASLNGTESYFDTYIELLAPFGKIAMIDDPQKPLDVMKLKFKSLSLHIEFMFARSMFNAVDIEEQSHLLNHVSDLIDRGYIQTTVGKELGLINADNLKLAHEELESGKSIGKIVLQGF from the coding sequence ATGAAAGCCATTGGTTATAAAAAATCGTTACCCATTAGTGATATTGACTCTTTAGTCGATATTGAAATACCACAGCCAATAGCCACTGGCCGAGATATTTTAGTAAAAATAAGCGCTATTGCTGTTAATCCTGTCGATTATAAAATCAGACAAAACAAACCTTCAGAAACGGATGAATATAAAGTAATCGGTTGGGATGCTGTTGGTGAAATAGTCGCTATGGGTGAAAATGCGACAAAATTTCAGTTAGGTGACAAAGTATATTATGCCGGCGATTTAACTCGTCAAGGAAGTAATGCAGAATACCAATTAGTTGACGAACGCATTGTTGGCCATAAACCTAAAAGCTTAGCTGATGTTGAAGCAGCAGCCCTGCCATTAACAACAATTACCGCTTATGAAATGTTATTTGAACACCTTGCATTGCCTAAGATAATGCCCGATTCATCTGAAAAATCTAACTACGTTATTTTAGTTGTTGGTGCTGCGGGTGGTGTTGGCTCTATTTTAGTCCAGCTCGCCAAAGCGATTACCGGTGCAACCATTATTGCGACTGCATCACGAGAAAGCTCAAAAGCGTGGGTAGAAAAACTCGGGGCTCACCATGTTGTCGATCATACCAAACCACTGAAGCCACAAATTGACGCCCTTAATATAGGCCAAGTTACACATGTTGCTAGCCTTAATGGCACAGAGAGTTATTTCGATACTTATATTGAGTTGCTCGCACCTTTTGGCAAAATTGCCATGATTGATGATCCTCAAAAACCTTTAGACGTAATGAAATTGAAATTTAAAAGCTTGTCATTACATATCGAGTTTATGTTTGCACGCTCAATGTTTAATGCCGTCGATATTGAAGAACAAAGTCATTTATTAAATCACGTGTCCGATTTAATTGACCGTGGATATATTCAAACAACAGTAGGCAAAGAGTTAGGTTTAATTAATGCCGATAATTTAAAGCTTGCCCATGAGGAGTTGGAGTCAGGAAAATCTATCGGAAAAATAGTGTTACAAGGTTTTTAG
- a CDS encoding antibiotic biosynthesis monooxygenase produces MSPIGIYKDNDNPAQFIFYENWETRELWEAHMANDHLKEYMEATQGVVESFTLNEMTNIS; encoded by the coding sequence ATTAGTCCGATTGGTATTTACAAAGATAATGATAATCCCGCTCAGTTTATATTTTATGAAAACTGGGAAACTCGTGAGTTATGGGAAGCACATATGGCCAACGATCATTTGAAAGAGTACATGGAAGCAACGCAAGGTGTGGTTGAATCTTTCACTCTCAACGAAATGACAAACATTAGCTAA
- a CDS encoding TetR/AcrR family transcriptional regulator, whose translation MRNAEFDREKVLRSAMNAFMNKGYANTSMQDLKKATGLHPGSIYCAFENKRGLLLEALEQYRLDRSTEFEKFFSASQKTTDNLKLYLDNVVTECISCDNTQACLMTKALNETAEQDIEIQQIISNNLSMLQQAFTEKFEQAKEEKGISAHKDCEHLARYFLMGIYGLRTFAQTHPKPEILEQLAEQLYQDVLR comes from the coding sequence ATGCGTAATGCTGAGTTTGATAGAGAAAAAGTATTGAGATCTGCAATGAATGCTTTTATGAATAAAGGTTATGCAAATACCAGCATGCAAGACCTTAAAAAAGCGACAGGTCTTCATCCAGGTTCTATTTATTGTGCCTTTGAAAATAAACGGGGTTTATTATTAGAAGCGCTTGAACAATACCGGTTAGATAGATCTACTGAATTTGAGAAATTTTTTTCTGCATCACAAAAAACAACCGATAATTTAAAATTATATCTCGATAATGTCGTCACTGAGTGTATCAGTTGTGATAATACTCAAGCCTGTTTAATGACCAAAGCTTTGAATGAAACCGCAGAGCAGGATATTGAAATACAGCAGATAATTAGTAATAACTTATCTATGTTGCAACAAGCCTTTACTGAAAAGTTTGAACAAGCTAAAGAAGAAAAAGGCATCAGCGCGCACAAAGATTGTGAGCACTTAGCGAGATATTTTTTGATGGGGATATACGGTTTAAGAACTTTTGCTCAAACTCACCCTAAGCCTGAAATATTAGAGCAGCTCGCAGAGCAGCTTTATCAAGATGTATTAAGGTAA
- a CDS encoding PAS domain-containing protein, with amino-acid sequence MLIENAVDFIENANIGIHTVSPEGIIKYANEHELTVLGYTEDEYVGHHVSEFQFDKSCLEQMMIKLAKFESFSNFPAMVCGKLKMKYILYNSSVYAEDGEFVHTRCFGNEISKSVYQACKVDYKKSLTNRVD; translated from the coding sequence GTGCTTATAGAAAATGCGGTAGATTTTATTGAAAATGCAAATATTGGCATCCACACAGTTTCACCAGAAGGCATAATTAAATATGCTAACGAACATGAATTAACTGTATTAGGCTACACTGAAGACGAATACGTAGGTCATCATGTGTCTGAGTTTCAATTCGACAAGTCATGTTTAGAGCAAATGATGATTAAGCTGGCTAAATTTGAATCCTTTTCAAACTTCCCTGCAATGGTGTGCGGTAAGCTCAAAATGAAATATATACTTTATAACTCAAGTGTCTATGCAGAAGATGGCGAGTTTGTGCACACTCGGTGTTTTGGTAACGAAATATCAAAAAGCGTATATCAAGCTTGTAAAGTTGACTATAAAAAATCACTGACCAATAGGGTTGATTAG
- a CDS encoding ATP-binding protein, which translates to MVSLLAMVVIILPTIAFIIMNSFEKHMVRSIENELSAYSYSILAVAEVEQANLVMPEALIENQFNVSDSGLYAFISGPVKYESKVTSDVKLENAILWSSQSLLTIKIPDEQLSGEIATLATGDKTFSSFEINGFPHFIYSYAVSFTEGSDNFPITVHIIRDKQVFSQLIRDFKQQLWFGLAILMVIILLLQLVWLMWTLKPLSTLEQEVKAVEQGRAEKLTSLYPKELSQLTTQLNQLLATEQKQRQRYRNALSDLAHSLKTPLAVMQAQRGISAVNQEQINRINSTIDHQLKRAQSAGHSSWLLGIEVKPVVDKLLNTLAKIYQGDHKELTLNFTGNITFKGDEADLLELLGNLLDNAYKAAKSTIILTISQQDDALIMCIEDDGVGIKEQQITQILERGVRADTYEVGHGVGLAIVRDLVASYQGELHIGNSTELGGAQFTLSFTNKT; encoded by the coding sequence TGAAAAACATATGGTGCGTAGTATAGAAAATGAATTAAGTGCCTATAGCTATTCTATTTTGGCTGTTGCAGAAGTTGAACAAGCTAACTTAGTGATGCCTGAAGCTTTAATTGAAAACCAATTTAATGTCAGCGACTCAGGTTTATATGCTTTTATTTCAGGGCCAGTTAAGTATGAGAGTAAGGTAACATCAGATGTAAAACTAGAAAATGCTATTTTATGGAGTTCTCAATCCTTACTTACTATTAAAATACCTGATGAGCAATTATCAGGGGAGATAGCGACACTGGCAACGGGAGATAAAACATTTTCGAGTTTTGAAATTAATGGCTTCCCCCACTTTATTTATAGCTATGCAGTCAGCTTTACCGAAGGGAGCGATAACTTTCCAATTACCGTACATATTATTAGAGACAAACAAGTATTCTCACAACTTATTCGTGATTTCAAACAGCAACTTTGGTTTGGTTTAGCGATTTTAATGGTCATTATTTTATTGCTGCAACTTGTATGGTTGATGTGGACGTTAAAACCTTTATCTACCTTAGAGCAGGAAGTTAAAGCGGTTGAACAGGGCAGAGCTGAAAAGCTCACCAGTTTATATCCCAAAGAATTATCTCAACTCACCACTCAATTAAATCAATTATTAGCCACAGAGCAAAAGCAAAGGCAACGTTATCGAAATGCTTTATCAGATCTCGCTCATAGCTTGAAAACCCCACTAGCGGTAATGCAAGCTCAAAGGGGAATTTCTGCCGTTAATCAAGAGCAAATTAATCGTATTAATTCCACCATTGATCACCAGCTAAAACGTGCGCAGAGTGCGGGGCATTCGTCTTGGCTGTTAGGGATTGAGGTGAAACCAGTTGTCGATAAATTATTAAATACCTTAGCAAAAATTTATCAGGGCGATCATAAAGAATTAACACTTAATTTTACTGGCAACATCACCTTCAAAGGCGATGAAGCTGATTTACTGGAGCTGTTGGGCAATTTACTTGATAACGCTTATAAAGCGGCAAAAAGCACTATTATACTGACAATTAGCCAACAAGATGATGCTTTAATCATGTGTATAGAAGATGATGGCGTTGGTATTAAAGAACAGCAAATTACGCAAATACTAGAACGTGGCGTTCGTGCTGATACATACGAAGTAGGACATGGTGTCGGTTTGGCGATAGTGCGAGACTTGGTAGCAAGTTATCAAGGTGAATTGCATATTGGTAACTCTACAGAATTAGGTGGCGCGCAATTTACTTTGAGCTTCACTAATAAAACGTAA
- a CDS encoding flavodoxin family protein: MKTLLIIAHAPSENTKLMAEAVLKGAQHPDIEQVQTRWVRPLEATPEDVLSCDGIIMGTTENLGYMSGALKDFFDRCYYPCLEVKQGLPCALYVRAGNDGTGTCRAVETICTGLRWNWIQPPLVCRGDWQTLFIEQCEELGMTMAAGLDVGIY; encoded by the coding sequence ATGAAAACACTGTTAATTATAGCGCATGCACCTTCTGAAAATACTAAGCTAATGGCTGAAGCGGTTTTGAAAGGAGCGCAGCACCCAGATATTGAACAAGTCCAAACACGTTGGGTACGACCATTAGAAGCTACCCCTGAAGATGTATTAAGCTGTGATGGAATAATCATGGGGACCACTGAAAATCTCGGTTATATGAGTGGTGCTTTGAAGGACTTTTTTGATCGCTGCTATTACCCTTGTTTGGAAGTAAAACAGGGATTGCCTTGTGCGTTATATGTGCGCGCAGGAAATGATGGCACTGGTACTTGTCGTGCCGTTGAAACAATCTGTACTGGCTTACGTTGGAACTGGATTCAACCACCTTTAGTGTGTCGAGGAGATTGGCAAACTTTGTTTATTGAGCAATGCGAAGAACTTGGTATGACAATGGCTGCCGGCCTTGATGTCGGTATTTATTAA
- a CDS encoding nucleoside recognition domain-containing protein: MFVKTMKSVFQEVSQVYLTLLKVMVPAIIVVKILDLLGGTQWLAEILAPVMKFVGLPEQLGLVWATAILTNIFTAMVVFVDTTAQLELSVAQVSVIGLLILISHSVPIEGAVAKMVGVSWRLTISLKIGGGLLLAALVNWLYTAMDYQQQAAVLLWQHEIKEQTLIQWGLDQLQMLISIFFIISALIILLRILKKIGVESLLQKLLSPIFKLLSITKDASNITITGITLGLSYGAGLLISEIKKGHIGKKDVLLSISFLSLAHSLIEDTLLILLLGADVIAILWLRIIFAIVIVALLAKYIAIKESIQLKALTKPQ, translated from the coding sequence ATGTTTGTTAAAACTATGAAAAGTGTATTTCAAGAAGTTAGCCAAGTTTACCTGACGTTATTAAAAGTAATGGTGCCAGCGATTATAGTAGTAAAAATTCTAGACTTACTAGGTGGAACCCAATGGTTAGCTGAAATACTAGCGCCCGTTATGAAATTTGTTGGGCTTCCAGAGCAGTTAGGACTCGTTTGGGCAACCGCTATTTTAACCAATATATTTACAGCAATGGTCGTGTTTGTTGATACTACAGCACAACTTGAGCTATCTGTAGCTCAGGTATCGGTGATTGGACTTTTAATTTTAATTTCTCACTCCGTTCCCATTGAAGGTGCTGTTGCTAAAATGGTTGGCGTTAGCTGGCGACTTACAATAAGCTTGAAAATAGGTGGGGGATTACTATTGGCTGCGCTGGTGAACTGGCTCTATACAGCGATGGATTATCAACAACAAGCTGCCGTATTGCTATGGCAGCACGAGATAAAAGAGCAAACGTTAATTCAATGGGGCTTAGATCAATTACAAATGTTGATTAGCATCTTCTTTATTATCTCTGCACTAATTATATTATTGAGAATTCTGAAAAAAATTGGCGTGGAAAGCTTGTTGCAAAAGCTACTATCGCCAATATTCAAATTACTGAGCATTACCAAGGATGCCAGTAACATTACTATAACAGGCATTACATTAGGTTTGAGTTACGGAGCTGGCTTACTTATTTCTGAAATAAAAAAGGGTCATATTGGTAAAAAAGACGTATTGCTCTCTATTAGTTTTTTAAGCCTGGCTCACAGTTTGATTGAAGATACTTTATTGATTTTATTGCTAGGTGCAGATGTTATAGCAATATTGTGGCTGAGGATTATCTTTGCAATAGTGATAGTGGCTCTACTTGCTAAATACATTGCAATTAAAGAATCTATTCAGTTAAAAGCACTGACAAAACCTCAGTAG
- a CDS encoding LysR family transcriptional regulator, with protein sequence MLLEDLQVILKVAEFKNITKAAASIDMRTATASAAIKRVEAALGVDLFIRTTRQLKISSAGERYIPQCQQALLMLEQAKQNMRDDLEIVDGELRIAISSDLGRNLVAPWLDELIQNHPKVGLKLNISDSNIDFYRDSVDVAIRYGSPTDSNLYGFKICNVPGILCATPQYLKDNGTPQHPHNLSAHNGLFYQLHDVVHDVWKFEHKGNVIKIKMKGNRASNDGDLVRRWCVAGKGIAVKSCLDMSKDLLAGNVVSVMTDYQPRKTELWLVCPSRQSITPAVRLLRDMLKEKCAIIQNKLVEQGILNKNQLE encoded by the coding sequence ATGTTATTAGAAGACCTACAAGTCATCCTTAAAGTCGCCGAATTTAAAAATATCACCAAAGCCGCTGCAAGTATTGATATGCGAACCGCAACAGCAAGTGCAGCTATAAAACGGGTTGAAGCTGCATTAGGTGTTGATTTATTTATCCGAACAACACGGCAGTTGAAAATATCTAGTGCAGGGGAAAGGTACATTCCTCAATGTCAGCAAGCATTGTTAATGCTTGAGCAAGCTAAACAAAATATGCGTGACGATTTAGAAATTGTCGATGGTGAACTTCGTATTGCAATATCTTCGGACTTAGGCCGTAACTTGGTTGCCCCTTGGCTTGATGAATTGATACAAAACCATCCTAAGGTTGGTTTAAAATTGAATATTAGCGATAGTAATATTGATTTTTACCGTGATTCCGTTGATGTTGCAATACGCTATGGCTCACCAACTGATTCTAACCTCTATGGTTTTAAAATATGTAATGTGCCAGGCATACTTTGTGCTACACCACAGTACCTTAAAGATAACGGTACGCCACAACATCCGCATAATTTAAGCGCACATAACGGACTTTTTTATCAACTCCATGATGTAGTTCACGATGTCTGGAAGTTCGAGCATAAAGGCAATGTGATTAAAATAAAAATGAAGGGAAATCGAGCATCGAATGATGGTGATTTAGTGAGGCGATGGTGTGTGGCAGGGAAAGGCATTGCGGTGAAATCATGCCTTGATATGTCTAAAGATTTACTTGCGGGTAACGTAGTAAGTGTTATGACTGATTATCAACCGAGAAAAACTGAATTATGGCTGGTATGCCCAAGTAGGCAGTCGATTACTCCTGCAGTACGTTTATTAAGAGATATGCTAAAAGAAAAATGCGCCATTATTCAAAATAAGTTAGTGGAACAAGGGATACTCAATAAGAATCAGCTTGAATAG
- a CDS encoding DcaP family trimeric outer membrane transporter, with product MLNKKNIILSACILAMSGAANAGYEYKISDNDTITFGGYIKADVRYVDGNIAATNYWYGSGTVLPESKSNFGIAVNETRFNTKYVHGDVTGFIEMDFYGDAVSGGGNEIISNSSNPRLRHAFIKYKNILVGQTWTTFQNTSSLAEAADFGGPLVASAFIRQGQVRYTIGGLQIALENPESFGGQSGDDKVPDFIAKYTFKGDWGNISVSGLARQLQTTGGDSESAFGYGIAGRLKTIGKDDFRFQLHAGNVGRYVGVAAATDLVGEEVEESTAIMVAYRHFWTDDIRSSVFYGNITTDLSDRDRSHWGVNIFKNYTKELSFGLELGNFEMAEQDADSDYVQLSTKYVF from the coding sequence ATGTTAAACAAGAAAAATATTATATTATCTGCTTGTATACTGGCAATGTCTGGTGCAGCAAATGCAGGTTATGAATATAAAATTTCAGATAACGATACCATTACGTTTGGTGGTTATATAAAAGCCGATGTTCGTTATGTAGACGGTAATATTGCCGCCACAAATTACTGGTATGGTAGTGGTACTGTATTACCTGAAAGCAAATCTAATTTTGGTATAGCGGTTAATGAAACCCGTTTCAACACTAAATATGTTCATGGTGATGTCACTGGCTTTATTGAGATGGATTTTTATGGTGATGCTGTTTCTGGTGGGGGAAATGAGATTATTTCTAATTCATCCAATCCTAGATTACGCCATGCATTTATTAAATATAAGAATATTTTAGTTGGCCAAACTTGGACTACCTTTCAAAATACAAGCTCTTTGGCTGAAGCCGCAGATTTTGGTGGTCCATTGGTTGCTTCTGCTTTTATCAGACAAGGACAAGTACGTTATACGATCGGTGGTTTACAAATTGCTTTAGAGAATCCTGAAAGTTTTGGTGGTCAGAGCGGTGATGATAAAGTGCCTGATTTTATCGCTAAATATACCTTTAAGGGTGATTGGGGTAATATTTCTGTTTCCGGCTTAGCGAGGCAATTACAAACAACTGGGGGTGATAGTGAATCAGCCTTTGGTTACGGCATAGCGGGACGCTTAAAAACCATTGGCAAAGATGACTTTCGCTTTCAACTTCATGCAGGTAATGTTGGTCGTTATGTCGGCGTAGCTGCAGCCACTGATTTAGTGGGTGAAGAAGTAGAAGAGTCGACCGCGATCATGGTTGCTTATCGTCACTTTTGGACCGATGATATTCGCAGCTCAGTTTTTTACGGAAATATCACCACTGACTTATCTGACCGAGATAGAAGCCATTGGGGTGTGAATATTTTTAAGAATTATACCAAAGAGTTGTCTTTTGGTTTAGAGTTGGGTAATTTTGAAATGGCAGAGCAAGATGCTGACTCTGATTATGTTCAGTTATCGACTAAATATGTATTCTAA
- a CDS encoding alkene reductase, with product MTANLLKPYALNNTINLSNRILMAPLTRCMADDNLVPTQLMAEYYARRAEAGLIISEAVIIRPDGQGFPNTPGLFSPAQIEGWKIVTAAVHKNGGKIFAQLWHTGRVAHPYFYGNGDADASVLAPSAIGVEGTVPRMRELTYKIPKAVTVEEMKTLVADYGQAAENAIKAGFDGVEIHGANGYLIDQFLHHDSNRRNDEYGGSSENMVRFPLEVIDEIISKIGADRTGLRVSPGAYFNMTGDSKDRAVFDLLLPELEQRNLAFLHIGIFDDSMEFDYLGGRASSYVRENYSKTLVGVGSYSAEAASSAINDDKFDLIAIGRPFIANPDYVAKIRNNEPLTSYSDEMLTSLI from the coding sequence ATGACAGCAAATTTACTTAAGCCTTATGCTTTAAACAACACTATTAATTTAAGCAATCGTATATTAATGGCCCCTTTAACACGCTGCATGGCAGATGATAATTTAGTGCCGACACAGTTAATGGCCGAATATTATGCTCGAAGAGCTGAAGCGGGCTTAATCATTTCTGAAGCGGTAATTATTCGCCCTGATGGCCAAGGGTTTCCCAATACCCCTGGCTTATTTTCTCCAGCACAAATTGAAGGCTGGAAAATAGTTACTGCTGCAGTACATAAAAATGGCGGGAAAATTTTTGCTCAACTTTGGCATACTGGCCGTGTAGCTCACCCATATTTCTACGGAAATGGAGACGCCGATGCATCCGTATTAGCTCCTTCAGCTATTGGCGTTGAAGGTACTGTGCCTAGAATGAGAGAGTTAACTTATAAAATACCAAAAGCGGTTACTGTTGAAGAAATGAAAACTTTAGTTGCTGATTATGGTCAAGCCGCTGAGAATGCAATCAAAGCAGGTTTTGATGGTGTTGAAATTCATGGCGCTAATGGTTATCTTATTGATCAATTTTTACATCATGATAGTAATCGTCGTAATGATGAATATGGTGGTAGTAGTGAGAATATGGTGCGATTTCCATTAGAAGTGATTGATGAAATAATCAGTAAGATTGGTGCTGACAGAACGGGATTAAGAGTTTCACCCGGTGCCTACTTTAACATGACTGGCGATAGTAAAGACCGCGCAGTATTTGATCTTTTATTGCCCGAGTTAGAGCAACGAAATTTAGCATTCCTTCATATCGGTATATTCGACGATAGCATGGAATTTGATTACTTAGGTGGTCGGGCATCAAGTTATGTTAGAGAAAATTACAGCAAAACGTTAGTGGGTGTCGGTAGTTATAGTGCTGAAGCGGCAAGTAGTGCAATAAATGATGATAAGTTTGATCTTATTGCTATTGGTAGACCTTTTATCGCTAACCCTGATTATGTCGCTAAAATACGGAATAATGAGCCTTTAACAAGTTATTCAGATGAAATGTTAACAAGCTTAATTTAA
- a CDS encoding Lrp/AsnC family transcriptional regulator, producing MFLDRLDKAILRQLQSDASVSNVKLAEIVNLSAPACLKRVKRLEDQGVINKRVALLDQTKFGSCLHMIVEIVMHQDRLDLNEAFSKAIKNCEQVHECYKVTGEVDFVLVVVVPDMPSYEVFCEEILYRHPNMRNFRTLISMNRIKYDTKVYIPID from the coding sequence ATGTTTCTTGATAGACTAGATAAAGCAATTCTCCGTCAATTACAAAGTGACGCGTCAGTGAGCAATGTAAAGCTTGCAGAAATAGTTAACCTATCTGCCCCCGCTTGTTTAAAGCGAGTGAAACGGCTAGAAGATCAAGGTGTCATTAACAAAAGAGTTGCACTGTTGGATCAAACTAAGTTTGGTAGTTGCCTTCATATGATTGTTGAAATTGTGATGCATCAAGATAGGTTAGATTTAAATGAGGCCTTTAGCAAAGCCATAAAAAATTGTGAGCAGGTACATGAATGTTACAAGGTAACGGGTGAAGTAGATTTTGTGTTAGTGGTCGTAGTACCAGATATGCCGAGCTATGAGGTGTTCTGTGAAGAAATATTATACCGGCACCCAAATATGCGTAACTTCAGAACCTTAATTTCAATGAACCGGATAAAATATGACACTAAGGTTTATATTCCGATTGATTGA
- a CDS encoding DUF3300 domain-containing protein, with amino-acid sequence MYFHSTVLKHLVIIGGLLLSTTLFTTTAFSASLDAEEEQVFVLSEAELAQTLAPIALYPDTLLTHILIASTYPIEVIEAERWLNKHSKLTAAQIERKAKKKDWDASIKALLAFPRVITKLSEDLTWMQELGNAFLQDEARVLASIQSLRQQADQAGNLANMDNVKVIKEQRVIIIEPAQPEVIYVPYYDTRVVYGRWHWTHYPPVYWRNPNYYAAHYGHFYWGHGVHISSHFYFSAFHWHNRHVVVKHYNRPGYHSRKKIVSSHSAKRWNHQPKHRRGVAYSSGRLKQKYYGSRPSVRSTNTYKSTIHTNSAHKGNGHKNRVYKSNSHKNKAINHNKVVRSANVNNSKVRNSNARNSKALNSNYKRSNAYNNNQRKHYKKTVVANNSHKVKQHNPNKYQAKYQGNAQMNNRQSNKQVKHKQVKQTAQNTQVHRASVKKQAVYNRPVTRSAPKQTVRQSPRHSATPTRHHQTKKRIN; translated from the coding sequence ATGTACTTTCACTCAACAGTATTAAAACATCTTGTGATAATAGGGGGACTCCTATTATCCACCACACTATTTACCACTACTGCTTTTTCAGCCTCATTAGACGCAGAAGAAGAGCAAGTATTTGTGTTATCTGAAGCAGAGCTTGCGCAAACGCTAGCGCCCATCGCCTTGTATCCAGATACTTTACTTACCCATATTTTAATTGCATCTACCTACCCAATTGAGGTCATTGAAGCTGAGCGATGGCTTAACAAACACTCAAAATTAACGGCTGCACAAATAGAGAGAAAAGCGAAGAAAAAAGATTGGGATGCCAGCATCAAAGCACTGTTAGCTTTTCCACGAGTGATAACTAAATTAAGTGAAGATCTTACTTGGATGCAAGAGCTCGGTAACGCTTTTCTACAAGATGAAGCCAGAGTGCTTGCCAGTATTCAATCGTTGAGACAACAGGCGGACCAAGCGGGTAATTTGGCCAATATGGATAATGTGAAGGTGATAAAAGAGCAGAGAGTTATTATCATTGAACCGGCGCAACCAGAGGTTATTTACGTACCATATTATGATACTCGCGTAGTTTATGGTCGTTGGCATTGGACACATTATCCACCTGTTTATTGGCGTAACCCTAATTATTATGCCGCTCATTATGGACATTTTTATTGGGGACATGGCGTACACATCAGTAGTCATTTTTATTTTAGTGCTTTTCATTGGCACAACCGCCATGTGGTTGTTAAGCACTATAACCGTCCTGGTTATCATTCCAGAAAAAAAATTGTATCAAGTCATAGTGCAAAACGTTGGAATCATCAGCCAAAACATAGACGCGGGGTTGCTTACAGTAGCGGCAGATTAAAGCAGAAATATTATGGGTCTCGACCAAGTGTTCGTAGTACAAACACTTATAAAAGTACTATTCATACAAATAGTGCCCATAAAGGAAACGGTCATAAAAATCGTGTTTATAAAAGTAATAGCCATAAAAATAAGGCAATTAACCATAATAAAGTAGTTAGAAGCGCAAATGTGAACAACTCAAAAGTCCGCAATAGCAATGCGCGTAACAGTAAGGCACTTAACAGTAATTATAAACGCAGTAATGCCTACAACAATAACCAAAGAAAACATTATAAAAAAACGGTAGTGGCAAATAATAGTCATAAGGTAAAACAGCATAACCCGAATAAATACCAAGCAAAGTATCAGGGAAATGCTCAAATGAATAATCGACAAAGTAATAAACAAGTAAAACATAAACAAGTGAAGCAAACAGCTCAGAATACGCAAGTTCACAGAGCGTCAGTTAAAAAGCAGGCTGTTTATAATCGACCTGTGACTAGATCAGCACCGAAGCAAACAGTAAGGCAGTCACCAAGACACTCGGCAACACCGACTAGGCATCATCAAACTAAGAAAAGAATAAATTAG